CGATGTTCCTCCCGTAGAAACATAAGTACTTCATACCATATGATGATTACAACATCTGTAATTTGTACGTAGTTGTTTTGGTTTGTTTCTGCGTACCTTATCCAGAAACTGATGCACGTCCACcgacctaaaatatatttaaaaaaatttaaaccatttttgTAAACCTGTAATGATACCTGGGTACCTGAAAGACCGAGGTGTTTTAATACTGCTGGGCCAGGTTCGTCTGtgagtgtctgtttgttcaTTTGTATTAAGGGGGGCATAGTCCATGACCTCCGCGCGGTGCTCCCTGGGTAGCGCCAAACGTGGACTCGCATTCACATTACATCGAAATACGTCTACGGCACGCGCAAGAATACGTCGATAATGTTAAACGACTGAGAATATTATTCGTTATCACACTCGAAGAAATATTAtggttagttattattaataaacgaaaTTCAAGTTCTTGgccaaattaatattacattctacGAGTATGATATCGACTTAATGTTTCTAAATCAAGGGCTCACGCGGATATCTAGGGATGTTGTGCCCTAATGCCCTGTTATTCTTACAAAGGTTTGTCTACAACGAGCGATTATATATCAACAATACTCATAATGAAACTAATCGATTGTTAGTTGCGCTCGTTGGAAACGGACCATTTAAGTTTATTAGACATTCAATTTTGTATTATCAAacgtgttaaatataaattagaatgtACCTATAATAGACGTATACaactataatgataaaaatcgcGTGAcgataaatgtataaatctCTCCTAAGTCCATAGAATCTAAGgttaatgtacatatgtatatatataaaatatattaaaagggaAATCCCTCGAGTCCTTTCCCGAAACGGTTTCTGTTCTATTCGTGTATGATTTGTGATGTAAAATACGAAAACgataacttgaaaaaaaatcacaaaaaaaaaatggaaaggGCCTATGAGACCCCCTACCACGTAATTGACGTGTTGATAGATAGATGAAACTTCAATCGAACAAGTGGTAGGGGTCGtacctatattattaatgttttttttttcacttttgttttttttttttattaaattttattatagcgTGCGTGATCCACCGCGTATGTTTGTTGCTAGTGACGTGAGTGAGAGAAAATTCTAAGTGCGTCTGTTGTTTGTTGTACGCCATATaagtaaatatgatatattatatcgatatgaTTTCGTGTCGCAACACTAGTTTGCGGAGAGGTCTTGTTTTGTGGTAGCATTAAGAGGATACTATAGAGGTACTatcagaatttaattgaaagatgttttcttttttggaaaaataaatatattcgaatcgTGGAGAGGTGTATTCACCGGTTCGATGCACGGTTGTggatgttattttgtataacaGACAACTGATTTTTGTAATGTTAGGACGGGTTCACATTGAAGAAAAATTTCAACGTTTTTCTCAACGGAAAAGCAATAATCTCGATTTCAATGTTTGTTCCAATTTTGAAGACatgtttttgatatatatgtatttgtggtatattaagaatttattagtattgtatCAAGGAACACGATATAATACACTGTGAGCCCGTCAATACAACGATGACGTCAGAGTTACGACGCTTGTAACTTTACCATAACTGAACTATAGACTGACGAATCCTAATTTTGACCAACTCAATACTATAAGTTTGCTcattgtacatatgtatttcaTGTCATTttcgtgtttaaaaaaaaaaacaagttaaagTTACAAGTAAACAACGATTCAGACGCCACGTGACTTTTAAACCGTGTATTAGTATTACTTTGCATTATGTATGATGTACTACACTggaaatgtttgtttatatgatAACGATGGGACAATGAAAATTTTACGGTAacgtttttttaagaaaacaagaaatgaaaattgttacatttttcaaCGGACGGCTTCTCCAAGCTAAACGAACCTCCGTGCTTTCAAAAACAAATACGTAACAATCATTTCAATATCACGACTTGTAACCTGTCACGGCCATTATTGACAGAACTCCGAGACCTTTATGATGTCGCAAACGAATGAGACATTTTGAATACGATATATGATTCAATCGTAAGCCGAGCGTAATCGAGaaacaactttaatttaatgacaCTAGAGTATATTATATGTTGCCGATGAATAACGTATGATCAGCTTCTTTATGTTTTGTACCTGAAATATGGCACTTTTAATTGCATATGTAAATATTCAAACGTGCAGATTGTAAGTATATGAAGGCCAGCTGCGTGCGAGCCGCGTGTAGATGTACTATTGAATGCCTTATCGGACGTGTGGAGGTCACCTTGTCTCGCTGCCAGCCGAGCGGACCCGTTCCGTGCGAGCGAGCGGATCGTGTTAAGACTGAGGTTATGATGGAAGGTTTTATATGGAGCTACGCTCGATGCCTATGTATAAGAATGTATGATATGCTTGGCTTTGAAgaacaattttgttttgtttaagtgTGAAGCTTGTTCTGCGCCCCCGGGCGACTCTAGATAGTGCCAAGGCACCGTTTTACTACTATGTTGAATGACGCGTACAGCTGTGTCGAcggatatttttcaataaaaaagataaaaaatgtgttttaaacaCAACACTCGGGTGTTTCATTTGCACTTCCTCCCTTGTGGTTGAggccatttaatattttattgattcctTTAATTggcaaatttcataaaaaaataagccttttatttgtttaaataatttaatcttatttatatttattacatttttaaataattaacattacaataaaattactgatataaatatattgtttaataatataaaattaaattaatcacagAAATAGAATAAGAATTATTGACTTGGACTCTTAATATGCTAAAAAATCACTCgaagaaaaacaaaatcgattaaattttgtaaaacaacAGAATAAGAAATTACAtgagatttgtttatttacaagaattattttggtaaacttaatattaaaacttaacagGCATTTTTAAGCCGTATGAAAGTCCACCTTAAATTTCATGACTCGCTTATATTTTGGACAATTTTGTCAAGCTGGTGATATTTGCTCCTGACCAATTTCTGCCTGGTTACTAACCTAAGACTTCGTGAACTATAAAAGTTAATGTATAAATAGTGAATACTACATGGGCAATATTGCCATCGTTTTATCtactaactaaaataaaagtatatttattccAAACATTGACTTATATTCTAAACGCAAGTGGAATGAAATGTTTGTAATAGAAAATTACTACAAATCTcagtaagataatttaaatacttttactatatataacaaacaatgacccaataattacaatacaatttcaagctttacaaataataataatgctgtcactactgttaatttttattccGTATTACCGTTATTCGTGATTGCAATCGaagattaatagtaataatttaattaaaattggtatgAAGTTGTAAATCAAAGAGTTAATTCATTTTCGACTCTGGAAGGAACGGTTTcaaccaatataatataaaaattacaaattttccccccttttatattatattggttttaatgttataggcaaaaaaagtagcctatgtctttccttgaAATTCAAGTTTACTTCagaccaaatttcatcaaattcggtttattggtttggtagtgaaagagcgccagacagacagacaagaatttcatatttataatattagtatagatgataaAGTAGAATTTTAGCAGAAACCGACTGATaatctgtttaataatattaaagttataatacGTAGTTATTATagcaataaattacataatatacaattatcaaATCATCAAGACATTTATATATTCCGAATATGTCTTGTATGCGTTCTATGCACACCTTGCATAGCATGCCTGATCTCCTCCAAGTACGACGCGGAATTGTGTATGGTGGTACCACCGAGTACCACTCTGACACCTGGGTACGCTTGGTTAATTTGGTGGACACACAGAGACTCCTCGTAGGTGGCGCCTCCGACGATGAAAACGATGATGTCCTGTGGTCGTTTGCCCGAAGACAGATAGTCGCCCCCGACCGCGGGATACAGGTTTTCGCGAAGTTTTCCCTTAATCAGGTCCTCCAGCGTGTCCTTGAGGAGGGGTGTGTGCTGCGTATATATGTTTTCGACGCCACTCAGGCCCTGTATTCAAGTTAAAAAATTGCTAGAGCATTACTCAATTACgatgtcaaatcaaaatatcttCAATGCGACAAGAGTCTACCACGGACGACAGGGGGTCACTGGAGAGGGAGAGAAAGAAAAGCACCTTGAAAAGCCTCTTGGTGATCTTGGCGGCGTCCTGCAGGCCGAAGAGGTCGGACTGGCGGGCGTGCGCGCCGCCGTACTCCAGCGCCAGCACGGGCGGCGCCGCCTCCCCGCGCGCCTTCAGCGCCTGCACCAGCGCGCCCAGCGCGTTGCCCGCGTGGCGCTCGTAGCGCAGCGCGTACAGCGCCACCAGCCGCCACAGCTCGCTGGGCCGCACCGCCTCGTCGCCCAGCAGCGCCTGCAGCCGCTGCAGGTGGCCGGCGTGGTCGGACTGGCACACCAGCTCCTGCTCCAGCTCCGACACGCGCAGCAGCGAGCGCGCCGCCACGCGCGCCGACAGCTCGCCCACCACCGTCACGTGCTTCGTCACCGTGCCCGACATTTTCTAGGAGGAtcgttttgaaaatataatcgaTGTGACGGAAGCATCTACGTGATGATTGTATAGAATGGAGCGAATAATAGAGAGCAGTTCCCACTGAATGATAATGGTCCGAGTACCGCCCGAGAAGGCCCCAAGCCGATCTTTGACTCGGCCATTTcgaagatattaaattaattgagagGGAAACAAAGAAAGAGAATGGCCCAATAAAAGGAAATTGAGCGCAAATGTCAAAGTTGGTCTTATAATGTTCCTTTTTCTGTTACCTTAAACAATGGATATGTTTCAACAAAGTTCTTCATGTCTGCGATACTCTCCACCTTTTGATGACTCTTGGCCTTCTTTTGGAACTCGTCCATGAGAGACTTCATAGTTTGCCCAATCTCTCCGAAATTGGAATACAAGTTCTGTAAAAACGACAACCAGACGATACATATTAGTAATTAGCTCTTCGACTTGACCTGTTATTAGTCATATCTGCAAAAATGATATTGAGCAAAGTTGactacattttattacatacaatatttgtaCGTCCGTCGTCTTATTTTGTACATTAGTGAGTTACAATAGGAACAGACCTTGGCGTAGAACTCGTCCTGCTCCGGCGCCAGCACCACCTCCCGGAAGTCCTTAGGCACGTCGGGCACGTCGGCCAGACTCACGCGATTATTGTTGATAGTGAGCAGCTCGTGCACCATCGCTTGATATGTCCACTGACAaacaacaatttcaataaactcTTCGGATAATACAATCgaaaaatcaaacatttttactgaaaacaattgtttttaaaccacttcaaaactatttttaataagatttaatagaactaaaatagtcaaataataaagtaaagtaaatacttTATACAATGAACCTTTACCTGAGTTAACAACGGCGTCACTGGGTCGTCTCGCCTGTCTAGTATGAGCAGCTGAGGGGTCGGCAGGTCTCCGTTGAAGGGTATGTTGTTATCCATCAGCACGGCCTCTCGCCGCACGAGATCGCGGACGCGCTCCGCCAGCCGCGAGCAGGCCTCCGACCCCGCCTCGTAGCGGATCACGGGCCGACGCTTTAGCGACAGCAACAGAGCCAGCAGCCCTTGTGAGCAGCGCTGTAAGTGCTGCTGATTCCAATTACGGCCTGTACAGAGAAGTAGACAATACAACCAGGACTTTCATTTGGACTGTTTTTCTCTGGTCAGTCACATTTCACCTAAGCACAGAAATGTATTTAGTTGAAGAGGAAAAGCAAGGAGGTGTCCTAGGACATTTATTggcttttatttcaatttaaatatcaaaaaatgtaTGGCTAGTCTGGGTATAAGTATTCCCACCAATTAAAGTagggttattttttatattaatggtaGGTGGACATAGACCACCCGATGGCAAGTGGTGACCACTGCATACAAACCCATTTCTGCCAACCTAGAAAACTATAAAGTAAAAAGTGTGTGtaaactgttattttaaagtatttttaagttttctaataCATACCATGCAAACAGCCTACAATATTGAAGGAGAACAAGTGACGATCCACAGCTAGGTAGTCGGCAAATGTCTCTTGGACCTCTCGGACCGCTTCCTGCTCGTCACACTCAGCTAACGTCTTTATATCAGCCTTTGACACTACATTGCTAAAATCTGTTTACcacagttaaaattaaaagtaattttgcaagttgctatttaatttatttatatatcttatgtaaatgaaacaaaacCAACTCATTTTAAACTGCAACCTCATCTCATTTATGTAATTAACAAACTCGatacttacatataaagtaAACACCATATTTTGGACATCGTAGTTCTCGTGACAGCAAGGCAATATTCTCTGAGGTTGGTCTCAAGAAGACTATACATTTCATGTGTTTCAAATTATCCCACTTTGTTTGACTGTCAATCCTTTCGAATAAATACACTtccttttgtaatatttctgaTTGACTAAAGACCATACTGACGATGCtggtctaaaaataaaatggaatagatatttaaataatcctaATGACTTACAGGTATTCAGAGTAAACAgcttttctaattatttattatgaatttaccATTTTTCTTAGTTTACtttcacattatttttttgatagagCTTGAGTACCTTTGGGTAAGACCCACAAGTCCACATAGAGTCAAATTATCAGTctattttgtaacaattttccataatcaaatttataaatcttaatgTTCTTGTTAGGAAGTTTTGGTTACAACAAACTGAACAGAGCACACATACACGCAAGTCAAAGAGAAACAGAATTATATACAACTATCAtcccttatatttaaaaagtagtgCATTGATCAGAGGTACAAATGAATTTGTTACACAAAGTTTGGTATAATTCCAGTGTATGTTGAAGCACTTACTGTGTCTTTATCCATTAAGATTACTTTCATGCCTGGTCCACTTTCTTCGGTCATCttagttatatacattttaactgCCTGtataacattcatttttattttatttattttttacgtatacACACTTAatcaaataactaattaaacacTTAAGTTTGCAACAATCTGGtggttaataaaacttaaaaccaTTCCAAATTCaataacgtataaaaatactattaactgaattgaaaatttataaaataatgatgaagTCTGATGGCATTATGTaggcaataataaattatcaataaaattttaggagataaaattgtaattttgacaGTTGCATTTCGttcagaaatttaattaaaaaaaaacaaatgtatcatccagtaatttttatgtttagtcaagtgaaataaatcattattataaaaagtaaagtgtTTATTATAATCTGAAGAAATTATTAgttgatgaaaaatataaataatacgcaATAGATCGCGGATTCAAGATCAACTCCCATtagttatattgtatatttaattgccTTTCCATTTGCATTAGTTTAAGTGAGTTGTTAAGTTGagtcaattatatatttcatttaatttacaagataCTAAAATCTTTATATGTAAATCTGATCTTTTTGCTAATCAAaaagtatacataaattattgtttgtgtataatatatgtattttttttatgaaatacgtTATTAATGAActacattaagaaaatataataataatatgtttatattaaattaaatataaaataaagtaaacaacTACAATATTACCTACGGCTCGAgtacaatacaaaaacattttatcatgAATGCGAGTTTTAGTGTCAGATAACAAATTAACGATATCATACGAGTACAGTGACGTAAAATTACATCACTAGTTATCTCACATAAGTCACAAAGGTCGGCCGGGTCGTGGGGTCCGTCGTGTAATTACAGaattgttcaatttatttaaactttcatTGTACTAAACGTGAAAACATGTTCTCCCGCGCAATCAAACCAGTTGCCTCAGTGGCCGCTCAAAATGGGCTTAAAAATTTCTCCACCTCATCACAGGTAAaccttcaatttaataaataattaactttttcccTGCTTATTCTTTTCATTTTACAACACACGcaattatatgtttaagtaaattgttttaaatgatttgtaGAAAAACTTCAAAGTGGTGGTGGCGGGTGCCGCTGGTGGCATTGGCCAGCCTTTGGCGCTGTTGTTGAAGCAAAATAAGCTGGTTACCCGGCTTGCCTTGTACGATATCGCGCCAGTTACCCCCGGAGTGGGTGTCGACCTCTCTCACATGGATACCCCTGCCAAGGTCACTGGACACCAAGGCCCGGATCAACTAGCCGATGCTATCAAAGGTAGGATACAATGTTCATTCATAAAATCGTGTATAATTGTCATTAAGAGTGTTACATAACTAAACATAACCTATACTCTTGTACATATCTCTCAAGGTCAAGtacaaacttataaataaatctaaatataaattccatgtatagtttttaatttaaagaaagtgTATTACAcacattaatattgtattatttaaatattttatcaccaattggaattatatttttaactaatatcgAAATTGCAAATCAAAGgtatattttaaacgatatttaaatctattgttAAACAGAGCTAAGGTAATAAATGAAGTTCATACTATTAATTATGACACTagttatactattttaatatatcctattttattgaatagtttCAAAGAACTCAATGATAAGAagataatagaatattttaacataatatgaaacattcatttaatatcAACTAATAAAttgactaattaaaaataatatatgcatCATCTGATCCTCTGtggattttagttttttttgtgatgattgcatcacaaaaaaaaattatctagatTAATCTTATAGGGAAAGGGAGTTTCTTTGGGCTGATCCCTTGAACCCTTGATCTACATCAAAGGTTGACATGTTTAATCCACTATCTCGGCTCAATTACTATttctattaacattatatttgtattagaaTTTTAAACTCAACAGGGCATGGCTAGAATCAAATGTACAATATTCCTATATATATTGTCGAGCTGTGCTGAGGATTTGTATGTCGAATTTGTGTGAATATCATTGTGCATTACAATATCAAGGTCAGAAATCTGGATCAatcttatttacatttaaaattttccattaaatatttttcaatcaattctctaaatatatacagtgcaggatataatataattgatacccatagattttaataacttaaacaaaataatacaagtttatatGAAACTACAACTAGCTCTCATTTATCACCCTAGGTGCCGATGTGGTTGTGATTCCTGCGGGTGTACCCCGCAAGCCTGGTATGACTCGTGATGATCTGTTCAACACCAACGCATCTATTGTACGGGATCTTGCTGCTTGTGTCGCAAAGAACTCTCCGAAAGCTATTATTGCTATCATCACCAACCCTGTCAATTCCATGGTTCCTATTGCCTCTGAGGTCATGAAGAAGGTATGTggtcaaaataaatcaaatctaaGTATATAGCTATAAAGTTATTAGCCATgaagtgtatataaatatataactgctAGAGTTAGGCAGCAGATATTAAGGTCTATTCTGTAAATTCAAGGTTGGGCTAATTAATTGACAGTGAGCTTTTTATCAGGACATACTCTGTACTGCTGTGCTTATATACTTGTGCATTAAAcaacaagtaatatatttattatatttgtgaacTTCTATCATATTAAGATATATGATAAGTGTATCTAGCTTACACATGTAGACCATTCATGAAATACATACGCAGGAAGGGGACTGAGTAGGGCACGTACATTTCAGTGTCACGGATTGTGATAAGAAGGTTATGAACGTGAATTGAGGCAAATATAATTTCAGAAACTAAGTTTATTgacgcaattttattttaaaaactttacataAATCTTATGTGATGCATTTTGATCAATGTCATAGGTTAAAAGTCTTAGCTTCCAATGTAGTTATTGACACTAGTTTTGCATGTGGGAAGGTAGGAAGGAGTAATATTTGCAACTCTTTGAAAACAgaaatggataatatttttaaacaaaagaaaaaaaaaacaagatttttttttataaaatattatacaaattttataaaagatagatTACAATTTCCAACCAATGCCAGTGGTGTGCATATTGTCTCAataccaataattattattatattgctatAATTGCAATAACTTGACACCAATttcatataattgtataaacataTTTGTGCTTACTTTTCAATTgatgctataaattatatattgaattcaTATAGcacttgttttatataaatattgttgataaaatAGAAGTGTGAAGTTGTgttgttttaattgataataaaattcctCCTACAATACGTGTTCCCACATCACACCTAGTTTGGAAATAGTTCTAAGACTTCTTCagaatttttataatctattataaGCTATgagaaaagaaacaaaaaaaaaattaaactttcaaCTTTCAtcgttgaatttttaaatttatatactttttgagaactgtttttaatttaatatttcattatttttattaagtcaatttttttttcaggctGGAGTGTACGACCCTAACAGGATCCTTGGTGTCACTACATTAGATGTTGTCCGAGCGGCTGCCTTCATTGGAGAAATCAACGGCGTCGACCCTCAGACCGTCAGCATCCCAGTCATCGGTGGACACTCAGGTGTCACCATCATTCCCCTGCTCAGCCAGAGCAAGCCTGCCGTCAAATTATCCGACCAGGGCAAGATCGATGCTTTGACAAAGAGGATCCAGGAAGCTGGTACCGAGGTCAGCTCCTCGTTCAATTGCAATTACTTTACCACCCACTTacttttacttactttaaatatagtttagtaTCTTATCTATTTTGATTATGACTAACATTTTGTAATACCACCAtttcctttttattataattacataggAACCCTCTATAACGTTGTGTGAAGCTACCTCCCTGTTTCTTTACATGAGTTTGTGTCTATGTGTAGGTGGTGAAGGCGAAGGCTGGCGGCGGCTCGGCCACTTTGTCGATGGCCTACGCTGGAGCGAGGCTCACCGGCTCCGTACTTAGGGGACTTAAGGTAAAGCCATTAatgtaattaactaaataattactaCGAAAATGTTCATAACAAAAGAAgctttgcaataaatatttataaaatttttcttcgtttaattgttttttatcttCCATCAGGGTGAATCCAATGTGGTTGAATGCGCGTACATTAAATCAGACCTCACAGAAGCAACCTACTTCGCCAACCCCGTAGTTCTCGGCAAAAATGGCGTCGAGAAGAACCTCGGCTTCGGCTCACTCAATGACTACGAGAAGCAACTCCTCAAGGCTGCCATTCCTGAACTCCAGAAGAACATCAAGACCGGTGAGGATTTCGCCAAGAAGTAAACTCAAAATCTATGACACGAGCCTTGGAGACCAGATCCATACGAAACGAGTCTTCGAAAGTAGTGTTTTAGCCAAATATAGACAATTCGACCTaaagtatgtaaattattaattttactcaaTAACTGTTAAACACTACTGCTTGTAagatataaattagatttt
This is a stretch of genomic DNA from Vanessa atalanta chromosome 20, ilVanAtal1.2, whole genome shotgun sequence. It encodes these proteins:
- the LOC125071867 gene encoding malate dehydrogenase, mitochondrial, translated to MFSRAIKPVASVAAQNGLKNFSTSSQKNFKVVVAGAAGGIGQPLALLLKQNKLVTRLALYDIAPVTPGVGVDLSHMDTPAKVTGHQGPDQLADAIKGADVVVIPAGVPRKPGMTRDDLFNTNASIVRDLAACVAKNSPKAIIAIITNPVNSMVPIASEVMKKAGVYDPNRILGVTTLDVVRAAAFIGEINGVDPQTVSIPVIGGHSGVTIIPLLSQSKPAVKLSDQGKIDALTKRIQEAGTEVVKAKAGGGSATLSMAYAGARLTGSVLRGLKGESNVVECAYIKSDLTEATYFANPVVLGKNGVEKNLGFGSLNDYEKQLLKAAIPELQKNIKTGEDFAKK
- the LOC125071925 gene encoding vacuolar protein sorting-associated protein 45, with amino-acid sequence MNVIQAVKMYITKMTEESGPGMKVILMDKDTTSIVSMVFSQSEILQKEVYLFERIDSQTKWDNLKHMKCIVFLRPTSENIALLSRELRCPKYGVYFIYFSNVVSKADIKTLAECDEQEAVREVQETFADYLAVDRHLFSFNIVGCLHGRNWNQQHLQRCSQGLLALLLSLKRRPVIRYEAGSEACSRLAERVRDLVRREAVLMDNNIPFNGDLPTPQLLILDRRDDPVTPLLTQWTYQAMVHELLTINNNRVSLADVPDVPKDFREVVLAPEQDEFYAKNLYSNFGEIGQTMKSLMDEFQKKAKSHQKVESIADMKNFVETYPLFKKMSGTVTKHVTVVGELSARVAARSLLRVSELEQELVCQSDHAGHLQRLQALLGDEAVRPSELWRLVALYALRYERHAGNALGALVQALKARGEAAPPVLALEYGGAHARQSDLFGLQDAAKITKRLFKGLSGVENIYTQHTPLLKDTLEDLIKGKLRENLYPAVGGDYLSSGKRPQDIIVFIVGGATYEESLCVHQINQAYPGVRVVLGGTTIHNSASYLEEIRHAMQGVHRTHTRHIRNI